The Candidatus Edwardsbacteria bacterium genome segment GGGATCTGGGAATTTTATTGGTCTGTGGGGTTAAAAGAATCTCTCGCAATGACAAAAAGCAAAAACAGAGAGGGGAGTGTTATGAATAAATATGCCCTGCTGGTGATAGATGTTCAGAATTATTTTTTCGATAAAAATTCACAGGCCTATCTGCCGGACAGCGTAAAGATCATTCCTAAAATAAATAATTTGATAAAATTCGCCCGCGATAAAAAATGGTCGGTCATCTATACCAGCCATACTGCACCATCAAGGCCAGGAAATCTCATGGCCGAACGCTGGGAGCATCTGCCGTCGGGATGGGA includes the following:
- a CDS encoding isochorismatase family protein encodes the protein MNKYALLVIDVQNYFFDKNSQAYLPDSVKIIPKINNLIKFARDKKWSVIYTSHTAPSRPGNLMAERWEHLPSGW